The following nucleotide sequence is from Mesorhizobium sp. J8.
CGATGGAATTCAAGGGCAAGGACATCCTGATCATCGGCCGCTCCTATTCGGCCGAGGACATCGGTTCGCAGTGCTACAAATACGGCGCCAAATCGATCACCTCCAGCTACCGTTCCAAGCCGATGGGCTTCAAATGGCCGGAGAACTGGAAGGAAGTGCCGCTGCTGCAGAAGGTCGTCGGCAAGACGGCGCATTTCAAGGACGGCACCACCAAGGACGTCGACGCCATCATCCTGTGCACCGGCTACCTCCATTCCTTCCCGTTCCTCACCGACGACCTCAAGCTCAAGACCGCCAACCGCATGTGGCCGCTCGATCTCTATGAAGGCGTCGTCTGGGAGAAGAATCCGAAACTGTTCTACATCGGCATGCAGGACCAGTTCTACACCTTCAACATGTTCGACGCGCAGGCCTGGTACGCGCGCGACGTCATGATGGGTCGCATCAAACTGCCATCGGCGGAGGCGATGGCCGCCCACAGCGCCAAGTGGCGCGCCCGCGAGGAGACGCTGGAGGATGCCGAGCAGATGATCTGGTTCCAGGGCGACTACACCAAGGAGCTGATGGACCAGACCGACTATCCGGGCTTCGACGTCGAGGCGGTCAACCGCACCTTCATGGAGTGGGAGCACCACAAGATGGAAAACATCATGACCTTCCGCGACAACGCCTACCGCTCGCTGATGACCGGCACCATGGCGCCGTTGCATCACACGCCGTGGCTGCAGGCGCTCGACGATTCGATGGAGAGCTATCTAGAGGTGAAGGGCGTCGCGGCCGAGTGACGCTCGCCGTTCCAGCATAGCCACAAACAGAAGGGCAGCCCAGCGATATGCTGGGCTGCCCTCGATCATTTTGGGCTTACGGTCAGAAATACCCGTCCGACGCCGCCGTCGCTTCCTTCGGGATCTCCACCCCGTCGACCAGGATCTTGTCGACCAGTTCGTGATGGAAGCACACCAGGCCCTTGATGCGCTCGGCCTCATGCACCGGCTCGGGATAGTACCAGACGAGGTTCTCATGCCGCTTCTTCGGCGTCGTCACGTGGTAATAGTTGGAGATGCCCTTATAGGGGCAGCGCGAGATGTAGCGGCTGGGCGACAGCATATCGAGCCGCGTATCCGAGATCGGCAGGTAGTGGCGCACCGGGTGGCCGGTCTCGAACAGGAACACGCCGCGCCGTGAATCGGCCACCTGCTCGCCGTCGAGGATCACCTGCACGCGCCGCGACGAGGGCAGGCAGTCGACGCGGCGGAACGGGTCGCGGGCATGGACGAAGATCTCCTCGTCTTCTTCATACCAGTGCGTCATCTTCGGCCAGTAGAAGGAGATGTAGTCCTGGATCGGCGGGCAGCCCTTGACCGGATCGAGGTAGCGCCACGCGCCGTCCTCGACCAGCGTGATGCCGGTGTTCAAAGAATAATGCGTGGCGACGCCCTTGAACGGGTCTTCCGTCGTCGTGCGGCTCGGCAGCAGGAACTCCTCGCGCACGTCGCTCATCGGGAAGTAGTAGACCGGCAGGTGATCGCTCTCCTGGAACACCAGCGCCTTGGTGGTGTCGGCGACGATCATCGGCCCCACCTGCACCCTGATCCGCTTGGGCGAGGGCATGGTGAAGGCGACATAGCCCGGTTCGAACTCGTACTGCACGATGTTGTCGAGGATCGGGAAATGCGGCCCGCGGCCGCGCAGATGAGGCTTGCGAATGGTCGTCGTCCTTTTCTCGTCGTTAGCGGCCGGATTCTTTCTCGCAACCATTGTCATGACGCCACCGACACACGGTCGAGCAGCAGGCCGGCAGCGATCGGCGGCAGGCCGCTGACAGTCTTGCGCACCGGCACCAGCAGGTCCGGGAAATAGCTGAAGATCACCGGCGTCTCGTCGAGCAGCAGCTTCTGGATGTCGGAAGCGGCCTTGCGCTGGGCATCGATGTCGAGCGCCTTCAAATAGCTGTTGACCAGCCCGTCATAGGTCGCGTTCTTGAAATGCGCGGCGTTCCAAGGACCGTCGCTGACCAGCGGGCTTTTCAGGAACACGTTCGGCACGCTGCGATGCGCGTAGTCGGTGATGCCGAGCGGGCTGTCCAGCCAGTCCGACTGGCCGAACACCGCCTTGCCGTAATATTTGTCCTGGTCCTCGATATTGAGCGAGATGCGCGCGCCGATCTCCTTGGCGAAGTTCTGGAAGAGCTGCGCATAGCCGGGGATGTCGGAATAGCGCAGCGTCGTCAGCGTCATGTCGAAGCCGCTGGCCAGGCCCGCCGCTTCCATCAGCTGCTTGGCCTTGGCAATATCTTGCATACGCTGCGCCACCGACTTGTCGGTGGCGGGGAAGGCTGGCGCGAACGGGCTGTCATTGCCCGTTGCGGCCATGCCGCGGCAGAGCCCGTCGACCAGTTGGGAACGGTCGATGCACAATGCCAGCGCCTGGCGCACGCGCTTGTCGGTGAACGGCGCCATGTCGCAGCGCATATGGAGCTGGCGATGCGCGGTGGAGGCTACGCGCAGCACCTGGATGTCGGGATTGCCGAGCACCACCTGGCTGACGTCGAGCGGGATCGCATCGAGCACGTCGACCTCGCCCGCCTGCAGCGCGAGAATCCGCGGCTGCACGTCGGCGTAGAACTTGAACTCGAGCCGGTCGGGCAGTGCTTTCTCGCCCCAATAGACGGGGTTGCGCACGAAGCTCGCGCCGACCTTCGGCGTATAGCTTTCGAGCCGGAACGGACCGGTGCCCTCGAAAGTCTTCTCGTAGTTGCCCTTGTAGCTCGCCGGCAGAATGACGGCGTTGTAATTGTCGATCGACACCGAATAGGGGAAGCTGCCATTCGGCGCGTCGAGATGGAATTCGACTGTGTGGTCGTCGACCTTGCGCGTGCCGCCCTTCGACAGCAGGCCCTTGAACACCGACAGCGCGTTGGACGGGCCGTTCGGATCGGCAAGGCGGTCGAAGGTCGCCACGACGTCGTCGGCCTTGAAGTCCTCGCCATTGTGGAATTTCACGCCCTTGCGCAGCTTGAAGGTCCAGACGCTGCCATCGGCGTTGGGCGACCAGCTCTCGGCCAGCACCGGCTTCAGCGTCAGGTCGGGCTGCGTCACACACAGGAACTCGGACGTCTGGAAGGCGAGCTGGTAGCTGCCGCTGTCGTAGAAAGTCACCGGATCGATGGCGCCGCCGGGCACGGCGACGCCGGCGCGCACAATGCCGCCCGGCTTGCCTTCGGCCCGCGCCTGCTGAGCGCCAAGGCCGATCGCGGAAGCGATGCCGCCGAGGAAGGGCAGCGACAGGCCGAGCACGCTGCCATGGCGCAGGAATTCACGCCGGCCGATCCTGCCGGCGAGCAATTCGTCGATAGCGGAATTTTCGATTGCGCCGAGAGTTTTGCGAGCGGCGTCGATCGTCCTGAAATGCTTCGGCATGGCGGCATTCCTTGTTTGTCGCGGGGGCTCAGGCATTTAGGCCACTGTTGACCGCGACCGGAAAGCGATATTTTTTGATCGGAGCCATCGAAATTTTCGATTGCAGGCCACTGAAAGGCGGGAGCCATGGACACCGAGAATCTGCGCAGTTTCCTGGAGGTCGCGGCGCATGGCAGCTTCACCGTCGCCGCCCACCGGCTGAACCTTGCC
It contains:
- a CDS encoding DUF427 domain-containing protein → MVARKNPAANDEKRTTTIRKPHLRGRGPHFPILDNIVQYEFEPGYVAFTMPSPKRIRVQVGPMIVADTTKALVFQESDHLPVYYFPMSDVREEFLLPSRTTTEDPFKGVATHYSLNTGITLVEDGAWRYLDPVKGCPPIQDYISFYWPKMTHWYEEDEEIFVHARDPFRRVDCLPSSRRVQVILDGEQVADSRRGVFLFETGHPVRHYLPISDTRLDMLSPSRYISRCPYKGISNYYHVTTPKKRHENLVWYYPEPVHEAERIKGLVCFHHELVDKILVDGVEIPKEATAASDGYF
- a CDS encoding NAD(P)-binding domain-containing protein → MQSRVAVIGAGPSGLAQLRAFKSAADKGAEIPEIVCFEKQSDWGGLWNYTWRTGLDEHGDPVHGSMYRYLWSNGPKECLEFADYTFEEHFGRPIASYPPRAVLWDYIKGRVEKSGVRQWVRFNTPVRMVTYSDETGKFTVTAHDRTNDVTYSEEFDNVVVASGHFSVPNVPFFEGFPTFNGRILHSHDFRDAMEFKGKDILIIGRSYSAEDIGSQCYKYGAKSITSSYRSKPMGFKWPENWKEVPLLQKVVGKTAHFKDGTTKDVDAIILCTGYLHSFPFLTDDLKLKTANRMWPLDLYEGVVWEKNPKLFYIGMQDQFYTFNMFDAQAWYARDVMMGRIKLPSAEAMAAHSAKWRAREETLEDAEQMIWFQGDYTKELMDQTDYPGFDVEAVNRTFMEWEHHKMENIMTFRDNAYRSLMTGTMAPLHHTPWLQALDDSMESYLEVKGVAAE
- a CDS encoding ABC transporter substrate-binding protein — protein: MPKHFRTIDAARKTLGAIENSAIDELLAGRIGRREFLRHGSVLGLSLPFLGGIASAIGLGAQQARAEGKPGGIVRAGVAVPGGAIDPVTFYDSGSYQLAFQTSEFLCVTQPDLTLKPVLAESWSPNADGSVWTFKLRKGVKFHNGEDFKADDVVATFDRLADPNGPSNALSVFKGLLSKGGTRKVDDHTVEFHLDAPNGSFPYSVSIDNYNAVILPASYKGNYEKTFEGTGPFRLESYTPKVGASFVRNPVYWGEKALPDRLEFKFYADVQPRILALQAGEVDVLDAIPLDVSQVVLGNPDIQVLRVASTAHRQLHMRCDMAPFTDKRVRQALALCIDRSQLVDGLCRGMAATGNDSPFAPAFPATDKSVAQRMQDIAKAKQLMEAAGLASGFDMTLTTLRYSDIPGYAQLFQNFAKEIGARISLNIEDQDKYYGKAVFGQSDWLDSPLGITDYAHRSVPNVFLKSPLVSDGPWNAAHFKNATYDGLVNSYLKALDIDAQRKAASDIQKLLLDETPVIFSYFPDLLVPVRKTVSGLPPIAAGLLLDRVSVAS